The nucleotide sequence GCCTGGAGATGCAGCGCGTCGGCAAGGAAGAGCGGCGGGCGCGGGTGGCCGAGGCGCTCAAGCTGGTGGGCCTGTCGCACCTGGCCGACCGCCATCCGGCGCGCATGTCAGGCGGCCAGCAGCAACGCGTGGCGCTGGCGCGCGCGCTGGTGATACGCCCCAGCGTGCTGTTGCTGGACGAACCGCTGTCGAACCTGGACGCGAAGCTGCGCGAGGAAATGCAGCTGGAGCTGCGCAGCATCCAGCGCACCGTCGGCACCACCACCATCCTGGTGACGCACGACCAGTCCGAAGCCCTGGCGCTGTCCGACCGTATCGTGGTGATGAACCAGGGCCGGGTCGAGCAGGTGGCCGAGCCTTTCGCGGCCTATGAGGCGCCGTCGAGCCGCTTTGTCGGCGGGTTCCTGGGCAAGGCCAACGTTTTCACGCCCACGGCCCAGCCCTATGCGGGCGAGCTGCGGGCGCGCATCGGCGAGGCCCATATCGCCATGGAGGGCCAGCCGGTGCCGCGGGGCGCGGTGATCGTGCGGCCTGAGAAAATCCTGTTCGCCGAGGCCGGCGCCTGTTCCCTGCCGGGCCGCATGAAGACGCGCGTGTTCCTGGGCAACCACTGGCTATGCCAGGTGGATACCTCCGTGGGCGAGGTGCTGGTGATCCGCCAGAACGACGGCGTGCCGGTGCCCGCCGAGGGCGAGACGGTGCACCTGCGCTGGCGCGCGCAGGACATGTGCGCGGTGCCGGGGCAGGAGGCCGCGCAATGAGCGCGCGCGTCAACCCCTGGCTGTTGAGCGGGCCGGCGCTGGCTCTCTACGCCACCTTTCTGGTGGTGCCGATGGCGCTGGTATTCCTGATCAGCTTCTTCGACTTCCAGTTCTACGGCGGCGTGCAGGCCACCTTCACCTGGAAGAACTACATCGAGATCCTGGGCGACGGCTATTACTACGAAATCTACGCCCGGACCTTCGGCGTGGCGGCGCTGGTGACGGTGGCCTGCCTGGTGCTGGGCACGGCGGAAGCCTATGTGCTGTCGCGCATGGCCAATCCGTGGAAGAGCCTGTTCCTGATGGTGGTGCTGGGGCCGCTGCTGATTTCGGTGGTGGTGCGCACGCTGGGCTGGGCCTTGCTGTTCGGTTCCACCGGCCTCATCAACAAGGCGCTGATGGGCATCGGCCTGATCTCGACGCCGATGGACCTGATGTACAGCAATCTGGGCGTGGGTATTGCGCTGACGCACGTGCTGGTGCCGTTCATGGTGATCTCGGTGTGGGCGTCGTTGCAGCGGATCAATCCGTCTACCGAGGCCGCCGCGCTGTCGCTGGGCGCCAGCCAGTTCACCGTGATCCGGCGCGTGATCGTGCCGCAGGTCATGCCGGGCATCCTGTCGGGCTCGATCATGGTGTTCGCCTTGGCCGCCAGTTCGTTCGCCACGCCCGCCATCATCGGCGGCCGCCGCCTGAAAAACGTGGCCACCGCCGCCTACGACGAATTCCTGAACACGCTGAATTGGCCGCTAGGCGCGGCGCTGGCGGTGGTGCTGCTGGTGGCGACCGTCGTGGTGCTGTTGTCGGCCAACCGGCTGATCGAGCGCCGCTATGGCGCGGTCTTCAATCCGTCGGGAGCCTGACATGAACTTCCGGAACGGCCCCATCGGCCTGCTGTTCCATACGCTTTTCATCCTGTTCATCCTGGCGCCCATCGTGATGGTCTGCGCGGTGGCGTTCACCTCCGAGGGTTTCATCTCGCTGCCCAGCGGCGGCCTGTCCCTGCGCTGGTTCCGCGCCATCCTGGACAACCCCCGCTTCATCGAGGCGTTCTGGTTCAGCCTGGGGCTGGGCACGCTGTCGGCCACGCTGGCGATCGGGCTGGCGGTCCCCAGCGCGTTGGCGCTGGCGCGCAACCGGTTCGTTGGCCGCGAAGCCTTGCTGGCGTTCTTCCTGTCGCCGCTGATGATTCCGCACGTGGTGCTGGGCTTGGCCTTCCTGAAGTTCTTCACCACCGTGGACCTGGCCGGCACCTATGTCGGGCTGGTGGTGGCGCACGTGATCCTGGTAATGCCCTATGCGCTGCGGCTGGTGCTGGCGTCGGCCACCGGCATCGACCCGGCGCTGGAGCGTGCGGCGCAGTCGCTGGGCGCGTCCAACTGGACCGCCTTCCGGCGTGTGGTGCTGCCGCTGCTGCTGCCGGGCGTGGTAAGCGGCTGGGTGATCGCCTTCATCACCAGCTTCGACGAGCTGACCATGTCGATCTTCATCGCTTCGCCGTCCACGACCACGCTGCCGGTGCGCATCTTCCTGCACATCGAGGACACCATCGACCCACTGGTGACGGCCGTGTCGGCCGTGCTGATCTACGTGACCATCATCGCCATCTTCATCCTGGACCGCCTGGTGGGCCTGGAAAAGCTGTTTGTCGGAAAGGGACGTTAATGACGGACGAAACACAACTGGCGGCGCCGCGCGCGCCGGCGCATCGCGGCGTCTACGACGCCGTGGTGATCGGCGGCGGCCTGGTCGGCTCGGCCCTGGCCTACGGGCTGCGGCGCGAGCTGGACCGCGTCGCGGTGCTGGACGAGGGCGATGTCGCCTACCGTGCCTCACGCGGCAACTTCGGCCTGGTATGGGTGCAGAGCAAGGGCATGGGGCTGCCGCGCTACGGCGTGTGGACCATGACCTCGGCCACCGCCTGGTCGCAACTGGCGGCCGAGCTGCGGGACCAGACCGGCGTGGACGTGCACCTGGAGCAGCGCGGCGGCCTGCACGCGCTATTGAGCGACGAGGAAATGGAAGCGCGCGCCACCTTCATGCGCACGCTGCTGGCGCAGCCCGGCATGGCGCAATACGACTGGAAGCTGCTGGATCGCCAGGAGCTGGCCGACATGGTGCCGGGCATCGGTCCCGAGGTACGCGGCGCCAGCTGGACGCCGGTGGACGGCATCGCCAATCCGCTGAAGCTGCTGCGTGCGCTGCACATGAGTTTTGCACAGCGGGCCGTGGATTACCTGCCGCGCTGTCCGGCGCAAAACATCCGCCAAAACGACGGCGTGTTCGAGATCACCACGCCGGCCGGCACGGTGCGCGGCCGCAAGCTGGTGTTGGCCAGCGGGCTGTCGAACAAGGCGCTGGGCGAACAGGTCGGCCTGTCGGTGCCGGTGCGGCCGCAGCGCGGCCAGATCGTGGTGCTGGAGCGGACCCGCCGCCTGCTGGAAACGCCGCTTTCCACCTTGCGCCAGACCGATGAGGGCACCTGGCTGATCGGCGACTCGCAGGAAGAGGCCGGCTATGTGGACAACCAGGTGGGCTTGCCTATCCTGGGCACGCTGGCCGACCGCGCCGTGCGTACCTTGCCGGCCCTGCGCGAGGTGCGGGTGGTGCGCAGCTGGGCCGCGCTGCGCGTGATGTCCAAGGATGGTTTCCCCATCTATCAACAATCCGAGGCGTGCCCGGGCGCTTTCGTCGCCACCTGTCACAGCGGCGTGACCCTGGCCGCCGCGCACGCGCTCAAACTGGCGCCGATGATCGCCGCCGGCCGGCTGGCCGACGACATGGCGCCCTTCTCGACCCGGAGGTTCCATGTTCAAGAGGCTTGACGAAGCGCAGCGGCAGGCGCAAGGCGCGCCGGTGCGGGTGACCGTCAATGGCGCCGAATTGCAATGCCGCGCCGGCGACAGCGTGGCCGCGGCATTGTTCGCCGG is from Bordetella bronchialis and encodes:
- a CDS encoding ABC transporter ATP-binding protein — its product is MSYLVLNRLSKRYGDLTAVEDLSLSVERGEFISLLGPSGCGKTTTLQMIAGFVEPSGGSIVLDGKDVSRIPANKRGLGMVFQNYALFPHMTAAENVSFGLEMQRVGKEERRARVAEALKLVGLSHLADRHPARMSGGQQQRVALARALVIRPSVLLLDEPLSNLDAKLREEMQLELRSIQRTVGTTTILVTHDQSEALALSDRIVVMNQGRVEQVAEPFAAYEAPSSRFVGGFLGKANVFTPTAQPYAGELRARIGEAHIAMEGQPVPRGAVIVRPEKILFAEAGACSLPGRMKTRVFLGNHWLCQVDTSVGEVLVIRQNDGVPVPAEGETVHLRWRAQDMCAVPGQEAAQ
- a CDS encoding ABC transporter permease, yielding MSARVNPWLLSGPALALYATFLVVPMALVFLISFFDFQFYGGVQATFTWKNYIEILGDGYYYEIYARTFGVAALVTVACLVLGTAEAYVLSRMANPWKSLFLMVVLGPLLISVVVRTLGWALLFGSTGLINKALMGIGLISTPMDLMYSNLGVGIALTHVLVPFMVISVWASLQRINPSTEAAALSLGASQFTVIRRVIVPQVMPGILSGSIMVFALAASSFATPAIIGGRRLKNVATAAYDEFLNTLNWPLGAALAVVLLVATVVVLLSANRLIERRYGAVFNPSGA
- a CDS encoding ABC transporter permease → MNFRNGPIGLLFHTLFILFILAPIVMVCAVAFTSEGFISLPSGGLSLRWFRAILDNPRFIEAFWFSLGLGTLSATLAIGLAVPSALALARNRFVGREALLAFFLSPLMIPHVVLGLAFLKFFTTVDLAGTYVGLVVAHVILVMPYALRLVLASATGIDPALERAAQSLGASNWTAFRRVVLPLLLPGVVSGWVIAFITSFDELTMSIFIASPSTTTLPVRIFLHIEDTIDPLVTAVSAVLIYVTIIAIFILDRLVGLEKLFVGKGR
- a CDS encoding NAD(P)/FAD-dependent oxidoreductase — its product is MTDETQLAAPRAPAHRGVYDAVVIGGGLVGSALAYGLRRELDRVAVLDEGDVAYRASRGNFGLVWVQSKGMGLPRYGVWTMTSATAWSQLAAELRDQTGVDVHLEQRGGLHALLSDEEMEARATFMRTLLAQPGMAQYDWKLLDRQELADMVPGIGPEVRGASWTPVDGIANPLKLLRALHMSFAQRAVDYLPRCPAQNIRQNDGVFEITTPAGTVRGRKLVLASGLSNKALGEQVGLSVPVRPQRGQIVVLERTRRLLETPLSTLRQTDEGTWLIGDSQEEAGYVDNQVGLPILGTLADRAVRTLPALREVRVVRSWAALRVMSKDGFPIYQQSEACPGAFVATCHSGVTLAAAHALKLAPMIAAGRLADDMAPFSTRRFHVQEA